The genomic window TGGTCAGCCCCACGAAACTTGGACAAATTTCACAATATCGAAAGGAAGAAAATTTATGTCCCAAAACAAGTATACAAAGGAATTTAAAATGCAAGTTGTTCAAGAATATTTGAACGGTGTGGGCTCTTGTACCTTTATTGCTAATAAATATGGCATTGGTCGTCAACTAGTTAATCATTGGGTGCGGTTCTATCAGGTTCATGGAGAGAAGTATTTCGACCCCAAACAAGAAAGATTTACTGGAAAATTCAAACTAAAGGTTGTAAAATATGTTTTAGAAACAGGAACATCTTATACCCAAGCAGCACACAAATTTAGTGTACGTGCTCCTAGTTCAATCGGTACATGGGTCAAGATATTTCTAGAATATGGTGAAGCAGAATTGGTAAACGAGAATAACTTGACTAGAAGAAATAGAAGGAAACTACGTATCAAAAAGCAATTCATAAAAGATAGAACAAAAAGAGAGCTAATTGATGAAATAAACCGATTGCAGGCAGAGAATGCATACTTAAAAAAGTTACAGACCTTAATTCTGAATCAGGATTAATCAGCGAAGATAATAAAATAACAGTTATCAACGAGTTAAGGTACACATTTAAGCTGAAATATTTATTAGCTGCTGCCAAAATACCTAAAAGTAGCTTCTATTATAAAACAAACTATAAAGTTAATAATCATGCCAAATATGAGTATGAGAAAAAAGTTATTGAAGAAATATTCCATGACCACAAGGGACGTTATGGATACCGTAGAATCACTTTAGAGCTGATGAATCAAGGAATCCATATAAACGGAAAAACGGTTTTAAAACTCATGAAGCAGTTAAACCTAAAATGTATTATCAGACAAAGGAAATATTCGTCATATTGGGGAAGTATCGGACGAGTTGCTAGGAATCTAATGAAACGTAACTTTAGAGCTACTAGACCAAAGGAAAAATGGGTCACTGATGTGACTATGTTTAATGTTTGTGGCCAAAGAGTTTATTTGTCTCCCATACTTGACTTATATAATAATGAAATCGTGTCTTATGAGGTGAGCATCCGTCCCAACTATGAGCTAGTCTCTAATATGCTTGATAAAGCTCTGGAAGAAGTCACTCCCAAAGATGAGTTGACTCTTCATTCCGATCAAGGCTGGCATT from Culicoidibacter larvae includes these protein-coding regions:
- a CDS encoding helix-turn-helix domain-containing protein, which encodes GQPHETWTNFTISKGRKFMSQNKYTKEFKMQVVQEYLNGVGSCTFIANKYGIGRQLVNHWVRFYQVHGEKYFDPKQERFTGKFKLKVVKYVLETGTSYTQAAHKFSVRAPSSIGTWVKIFLEYGEAELVNENNLTRRNRRKLRIKKQFIKDRTKRELIDEINRLQAENAYLKKLQTLILNQD
- a CDS encoding IS3 family transposase — encoded protein: MTVINELRYTFKLKYLLAAAKIPKSSFYYKTNYKVNNHAKYEYEKKVIEEIFHDHKGRYGYRRITLELMNQGIHINGKTVLKLMKQLNLKCIIRQRKYSSYWGSIGRVARNLMKRNFRATRPKEKWVTDVTMFNVCGQRVYLSPILDLYNNEIVSYEVSIRPNYELVSNMLDKALEEVTPKDELTLHSDQGWHYQTKEFQDSLKSKGITQSMSRKGNCLDNAAMESFFGILKTEFYYSQKFKSITQFIRLLHEYIYYYNNKRIMSRLDGLSPVNFLNKAENIC